A window from Herbaspirillum sp. meg3 encodes these proteins:
- a CDS encoding CBS domain-containing protein: MKVSEILKVKGNILFTVTPDTPIAEAVSAMAEKDIGSLVVMEFGELVGMLTFREVLKTLQENAGSVGTNTVRKHMDDHPITVTPDTDLNEVRRIMLEKHARYVPVMDAKTLLGVMSFYDVAKAVLDAQGFENKMLKAYIRDWPTEEENS; this comes from the coding sequence ATGAAAGTCTCTGAAATTCTTAAAGTCAAAGGCAACATTCTCTTCACCGTTACCCCCGACACGCCAATTGCGGAAGCCGTAAGTGCGATGGCTGAGAAAGACATTGGCTCGCTGGTGGTCATGGAATTCGGTGAACTGGTCGGTATGCTGACTTTCCGCGAGGTGTTGAAGACGCTTCAGGAAAACGCCGGATCCGTCGGCACCAATACCGTGCGCAAGCACATGGACGACCATCCGATCACGGTCACTCCTGACACCGACCTCAATGAAGTGCGCCGCATCATGTTGGAAAAGCATGCGCGCTATGTGCCGGTAATGGACGCCAAGACGCTGCTGGGCGTGATGTCTTTTTATGACGTCGCCAAGGCAGTGCTGGATGCGCAGGGCTTTGAGAACAAAATGCTCAAGGCATACATCCGCGACTGGCCGACCGAGGAAGAAAATAGCTGA
- a CDS encoding YihY family inner membrane protein, whose product MQGLSRTQLRDLFRFAVKRLSDDRLPQVAGSLTFTTILSLVPLLTIALAIFTAFPLFSTFRSALEAYFVQNLMPKGVANTILGYLNQFSSKSARLSAVGGVALILTSVLTMATIDRVFNQIWRVKKSRPLLQRILVYWAIITLGPLLIGVSISVTSYLYSATNGVVTSVPFIGASFYTLISVLLTTSAFTLLYIAVPNQWVDWRDAVWGGLLAGVAVEIAKRLFASYVMKFPTYTMVYGAVAALPIFLLWIYMLWMITLVGALLTAALPIVRYERWWHVASPGSEFVDAMKVLKILHEARANGESATVDVAILRAHTHMGLEELQNLLQRMLDAGWVGSLKSEAPKKSAWNKRLVDGLDRWTLLINPEFLKLVDVYRLFVFDTAAHVDEDRSLVNRVDGAVAAVLDQTLESYFSEVHDGPDLREVSQVGMIAGR is encoded by the coding sequence ATGCAGGGCTTGTCTCGTACCCAGTTGCGTGATTTGTTCCGATTTGCCGTCAAACGGCTGAGCGACGACCGCTTGCCGCAAGTGGCTGGCAGCCTGACGTTTACCACGATCCTGTCGCTGGTGCCGCTGTTGACGATTGCGCTGGCAATCTTTACGGCGTTTCCGCTGTTCAGTACTTTCCGCTCGGCGCTGGAGGCGTATTTCGTCCAGAACCTGATGCCCAAGGGCGTGGCCAATACCATTCTCGGTTACCTCAACCAGTTCTCGTCAAAGTCGGCGCGCCTGTCGGCGGTCGGCGGTGTGGCGCTGATTTTGACCTCGGTGCTGACGATGGCGACCATCGACCGCGTGTTCAATCAGATCTGGCGCGTCAAGAAGTCCCGCCCGCTGCTGCAACGTATCCTGGTCTACTGGGCCATCATCACGCTCGGCCCGCTGCTGATCGGCGTCTCGATCAGTGTGACGTCTTATCTGTATTCCGCGACCAACGGCGTAGTCACCAGCGTGCCATTCATCGGGGCGAGCTTTTATACCTTGATCTCGGTGCTGCTGACGACCAGCGCATTTACCTTGCTGTACATCGCCGTGCCTAATCAATGGGTGGATTGGCGCGATGCTGTCTGGGGCGGTTTGCTGGCAGGCGTGGCGGTCGAAATCGCCAAGCGCCTGTTTGCTTCCTACGTCATGAAATTCCCGACCTACACCATGGTGTACGGGGCGGTGGCGGCCTTGCCGATCTTCCTGTTGTGGATCTATATGCTGTGGATGATCACGCTGGTGGGCGCGTTGCTGACGGCTGCTTTGCCGATCGTGCGCTATGAGCGCTGGTGGCATGTCGCTTCGCCCGGCAGTGAATTCGTCGACGCGATGAAGGTGTTGAAAATTTTGCACGAGGCTCGCGCCAACGGCGAATCGGCGACAGTGGACGTGGCTATATTGCGCGCGCATACGCACATGGGGTTGGAAGAGTTACAGAACCTGCTGCAAAGAATGCTGGACGCGGGCTGGGTCGGTTCACTCAAAAGTGAGGCCCCGAAGAAATCAGCCTGGAACAAACGCCTCGTGGATGGACTGGATCGCTGGACCTTGCTCATCAATCCTGAGTTTTTGAAGTTGGTCGATGTATACCGCCTGTTTGTATTCGATACCGCCGCGCATGTCGATGAAGATCGCTCACTGGTCAATCGCGTGGATGGCGCCGTCGCAGCGGTGTTGGATCAGACGCTGGAATCCTATTTTTCAGAAGTCCATGACGGCCCTGACTTGCGAGAAGTAAGTCAGGTCGGGATGATCGCCGGTCGCTAG
- the wrbA gene encoding NAD(P)H:quinone oxidoreductase, which yields MANITNTTILVLYYSRHGSTRKLAELIAQGVESVPGCDARLRTVPAVSTVTEATEPDVPKEGAPYVELQDLAQCAGLALGSPTRFGNMASAMKYFWDGTAPQWLSGALAGKPACVFTSTGSMHGGQESTLLSMMIPLLHHGMLIMGLPYTQPELMSTSTGGTPYGASHWAGVNGNQAISDDTRALAIALGRRLAQNAIKLQET from the coding sequence ATGGCGAACATAACTAATACAACGATACTAGTCCTTTATTACTCGAGACACGGCTCCACCCGCAAACTGGCCGAATTGATCGCCCAGGGTGTGGAAAGCGTGCCCGGCTGCGACGCGCGCCTGCGCACCGTGCCGGCGGTCTCTACCGTAACAGAAGCCACCGAACCAGACGTGCCGAAAGAAGGCGCGCCCTACGTCGAACTGCAAGACCTGGCGCAATGCGCCGGTCTGGCGCTTGGTTCGCCGACGCGCTTCGGCAACATGGCTTCCGCGATGAAATACTTCTGGGACGGTACTGCGCCGCAGTGGTTGTCCGGCGCACTGGCCGGCAAACCGGCCTGCGTCTTCACCTCTACCGGCAGCATGCACGGCGGCCAGGAGTCGACGCTGCTGTCGATGATGATTCCCTTGCTGCATCACGGCATGCTGATCATGGGCCTGCCCTACACCCAGCCTGAGCTGATGAGCACCAGCACCGGGGGGACGCCCTACGGCGCCAGCCACTGGGCCGGCGTCAACGGTAACCAGGCGATTTCGGACGATACGCGTGCGCTGGCCATTGCACTGGGCCGGCGCCTCGCACAGAACGCCATCAAATTGCAGGAGACTTGA
- a CDS encoding FAD-binding oxidoreductase translates to MTAASPETFLQACRATIGAAYVLTEDADTSGYLTDQRGRFTGKALAVLKPGSTEEVAAIVKLCHQHLVPIVPQGGNTGLVLGSVPDTKGNAVLLSLTRLNRIRAIDPINNTMTVEAGCILQNIQQAAAAEQRLFPLSLAAEGSCTIGGNLSTNAGGTGVLRYGNTRELCLGVEVVTAQGDVMSSLRGLRKDNTGYDLRDLFIGAEGTLGIITAAVIKLFPQPKAQVTALAALRTPEHALRLLSLAQARCGAALTGFELMSDFCLQLVAKHFPPHRAPFDKPHAQYVLLELSDSESEAHAADMFEAVIGEALEQELIDDAVIATSIAQSKTLWQLREHISMAQAHEGKNIKHDISVPISRIGEFIRVTDVLVQETSPGCRMVTFGHLGDGNLHYNVSPPEGVKDIDFIAQQEKINRTVHDSVDKFGGSISAEHGLGALKREEILRYKSPVELQLMRTIKQALDPHSLMNPGKVI, encoded by the coding sequence ATGACGGCAGCATCACCGGAAACATTCCTGCAAGCCTGCCGCGCCACCATCGGCGCTGCTTATGTCCTGACAGAAGACGCCGATACCAGCGGCTATCTCACCGATCAGCGCGGACGCTTTACCGGCAAGGCACTGGCGGTACTCAAACCCGGCAGCACCGAAGAAGTCGCGGCCATCGTCAAGCTATGCCATCAGCACCTTGTTCCGATCGTGCCGCAAGGCGGCAATACCGGTCTGGTGCTCGGCAGCGTGCCCGACACGAAAGGTAACGCGGTGCTGCTATCGCTGACGCGGCTCAATCGCATTCGCGCAATCGATCCGATCAACAACACCATGACGGTGGAGGCCGGCTGCATCCTGCAGAACATCCAGCAAGCCGCCGCCGCTGAGCAGCGCCTATTCCCGTTGTCGCTGGCGGCCGAAGGCAGCTGCACCATCGGCGGCAACCTGTCGACCAATGCCGGTGGCACAGGCGTTCTACGCTACGGCAATACGCGCGAACTCTGTCTAGGCGTCGAAGTCGTGACCGCGCAAGGCGATGTCATGAGCAGCCTGCGCGGCCTGCGCAAAGACAACACCGGCTACGACCTGCGCGACCTCTTCATCGGCGCGGAAGGCACGCTGGGCATCATCACCGCCGCCGTGATCAAACTTTTTCCGCAACCGAAGGCGCAGGTCACTGCGCTCGCTGCATTGCGCACGCCGGAGCACGCATTGCGTCTGCTGAGCCTGGCGCAGGCACGCTGTGGCGCGGCGCTGACCGGCTTCGAATTAATGTCGGATTTTTGCCTGCAACTGGTAGCCAAACATTTTCCGCCGCATCGCGCGCCGTTCGACAAGCCGCATGCGCAATACGTCCTGTTGGAGTTGTCGGACAGTGAGTCGGAGGCCCACGCCGCCGACATGTTTGAAGCCGTCATCGGCGAGGCGCTGGAGCAAGAACTGATTGACGATGCCGTCATCGCAACATCGATCGCACAATCGAAAACGCTATGGCAATTGCGCGAACATATTTCGATGGCGCAGGCGCATGAGGGCAAGAACATCAAGCACGACATCTCGGTTCCGATCTCACGCATCGGAGAATTCATTCGCGTCACCGATGTGCTGGTGCAGGAGACTTCACCGGGCTGCCGGATGGTGACCTTTGGCCATCTCGGCGACGGCAACCTGCATTACAACGTGTCGCCACCGGAAGGTGTGAAAGACATCGACTTCATCGCTCAACAAGAAAAGATCAATCGCACGGTGCACGACAGCGTCGATAAATTCGGCGGCTCGATCTCGGCAGAACACGGTTTGGGCGCACTCAAACGCGAAGAAATCCTGCGTTATAAATCTCCGGTAGAACTACAGCTGATGCGCACCATCAAACAGGCGCTGGATCCTCATTCGTTGATGAATCCAGGAAAAGTCATCTGA
- a CDS encoding DUF4124 domain-containing protein: MQHASPLWLSATLSLSLFVATPAWAIYKCEADGKVTYSDAACTNAKTINVDTSKGNTGISPPQAVQNKTESQRLARERTKTDKQQIKAQQKAEREAARAKLVEDKQKRKCAQLAQRKKWADDDVRTATIKNLEKARRKSSRVNDQYQAECPA, translated from the coding sequence ATGCAGCACGCCTCACCTCTTTGGCTTTCCGCCACCCTGTCCCTGAGCCTGTTCGTCGCCACGCCGGCATGGGCAATCTACAAGTGTGAAGCGGATGGAAAAGTGACCTATAGCGACGCCGCCTGCACCAACGCGAAAACGATCAATGTCGACACCAGCAAAGGAAACACCGGTATCTCACCGCCCCAAGCCGTCCAAAACAAGACCGAATCACAGCGGCTGGCGCGCGAGCGCACGAAGACTGATAAACAGCAAATCAAGGCACAACAAAAAGCCGAGCGTGAAGCCGCCCGCGCCAAACTGGTGGAAGACAAACAGAAGCGGAAATGCGCCCAACTGGCGCAACGCAAGAAGTGGGCGGATGACGACGTACGCACCGCCACTATAAAAAATCTGGAAAAAGCGCGCCGCAAGAGTTCGCGCGTGAATGACCAATATCAGGCGGAATGCCCTGCCTGA
- a CDS encoding Mpo1-like protein has translation MPTVLQHEKYASFEEFYLTYLGEHSNRTCRQLHFVGSTLALLCLAMMLLTHNLWWLLAAALSGYGFAWVGHFKFEKNRPATFRHPLYSFMGDWVMYWQLLTGQISF, from the coding sequence ATGCCTACCGTTCTGCAACATGAAAAGTACGCCAGCTTTGAGGAGTTCTATCTTACTTATCTCGGAGAGCATTCCAACCGTACGTGCCGTCAGCTGCATTTCGTTGGCTCCACACTGGCGCTGCTGTGCCTGGCCATGATGCTGCTAACGCACAATTTATGGTGGTTGCTTGCCGCAGCACTATCTGGCTATGGCTTTGCCTGGGTCGGCCATTTCAAGTTCGAGAAAAACCGGCCGGCGACATTCCGCCATCCCCTGTATTCCTTCATGGGGGACTGGGTGATGTATTGGCAATTGCTGACCGGTCAGATTTCGTTCTGA
- a CDS encoding DUF2069 domain-containing protein encodes MSSQRFRFFHLGAAISLVALIVLCVAWELVLAPLRPGGSWMVLKVIPLLFPLRGVLKRDVYTMQWSSMLILLYFTEGIVRATSDRVAMSVTLGWVEVALSCIYFLCAILYLHPYKKAAKEIARQAIQKASQ; translated from the coding sequence ATGAGCTCGCAACGATTTCGCTTTTTCCATCTTGGTGCTGCTATCAGTCTGGTGGCGCTGATTGTCCTGTGCGTTGCCTGGGAACTGGTGCTGGCGCCCTTGCGGCCGGGCGGGTCGTGGATGGTGCTGAAAGTGATTCCCTTGCTGTTCCCGCTGCGTGGCGTACTCAAGCGAGACGTCTATACCATGCAATGGTCCTCGATGCTGATCCTGCTGTATTTCACCGAAGGCATCGTGCGCGCCACCAGCGACCGTGTCGCCATGTCGGTGACGCTGGGCTGGGTCGAAGTCGCCCTGAGCTGCATCTATTTCCTGTGCGCCATCCTCTACCTGCACCCGTATAAGAAAGCAGCCAAGGAAATCGCACGTCAGGCCATTCAAAAGGCCTCGCAATAA